A genome region from Streptomyces antimycoticus includes the following:
- a CDS encoding DISARM anti-phage system protein DrmE domain-containing protein — MAPFVPTAFDFELLSAVEAAVAAAVPIAVVLPLPGTTAPLLLGAATLVRAILRDRSLGHQVAVVSPHLASRTLYDQLFFKDQRLADYVPRTSVSVDGLVRVVGTPRRNSGGRLHLVSGLARLSSWSDQLSGLVIDGAAASTDDLRRKLAQASDVSPLVYLTADPGDLALSLVREAGGVVWGWDSSSLAGGLACPAVTEGLNAGSVIAGVPVLAAAARSETIVLTPGAGESSSLDIALGELRERLVRLTSSPIAPQTPTHHHGLRWAWGVFNMISMLPTSPVSYDRHAGRGPYITRLCEVVPIARSLARSSGNEMRAHWSGVSDALADALMAAEGEERMGYLIPWVATSAAERQRTLLVVRNSASRASAVDALNESTHTPPGWEKWVTVGSLADLVAGRIVTEGLSEIRLSGPPPRGRSGLLGLPPAPILSVLTTGPLECRRALRQAVSARSALHTIREETIARSASRLSVHATPALKGQPPNAVRLLSGGTSVPRPSWTALLKSDGPWDPLDVDLPDLLRRVVAEGREVDETRAPAPARVEGGAALTQVTVLTVEVASEGGGMVLLVAPNDVVTRRRGVELQKVAAKSLVKDDVIYLVDHAARGDLLGVVIRKLSESPAYAPLEGLVSFWHGRARLVADSGMTYGEIHHRMHGTSISSAQTIGTWVRGQVNGPHDPEDVRRFARAVHDQVLLAQAERVGWALKTLQIVHRKAGRWLSTQIASARPHRDDALIDANLDLRVSDLLESVTAHSVRGIDRTPHSVPAHMAGHLFTPDESELALNQLRLT, encoded by the coding sequence ATGGCCCCCTTCGTGCCTACCGCTTTCGATTTCGAACTGCTTAGCGCGGTAGAGGCAGCGGTCGCGGCCGCCGTCCCCATCGCGGTCGTCCTTCCGCTTCCAGGAACGACGGCTCCGCTGCTGCTTGGTGCGGCGACTCTGGTCCGAGCCATCCTTCGCGACCGTTCTCTCGGCCACCAGGTAGCCGTCGTGTCCCCACATCTCGCATCCCGCACGCTGTACGACCAGTTGTTCTTCAAGGACCAGCGCCTTGCCGACTACGTGCCTCGTACATCGGTGAGCGTCGACGGTCTGGTGCGAGTAGTGGGCACGCCGCGGCGCAATAGTGGAGGCCGCCTCCACCTCGTGAGCGGGCTCGCACGATTGTCTTCGTGGTCGGATCAGCTATCCGGACTCGTCATCGACGGCGCGGCCGCCAGCACAGATGATCTGCGGCGAAAGCTCGCGCAGGCGAGCGACGTCTCCCCGCTCGTCTACCTCACGGCGGATCCTGGGGACCTCGCCCTATCACTCGTGCGAGAGGCGGGAGGCGTCGTCTGGGGCTGGGATAGCTCCAGTTTGGCTGGCGGCCTTGCATGCCCAGCTGTCACTGAAGGCCTCAACGCCGGATCCGTCATCGCGGGCGTGCCCGTCTTGGCCGCAGCCGCACGGTCCGAGACCATCGTGTTGACCCCAGGAGCGGGCGAGTCATCGAGCTTGGACATCGCTCTGGGCGAGCTGCGGGAGAGGCTCGTGCGTCTTACCTCTTCACCTATCGCGCCTCAGACCCCCACCCATCATCACGGGCTCCGCTGGGCCTGGGGTGTGTTCAACATGATCTCCATGCTGCCGACGTCACCGGTGAGCTACGACAGGCATGCAGGGCGAGGGCCTTACATCACCCGCTTGTGCGAAGTAGTGCCGATCGCGCGTTCACTGGCGCGGAGCTCCGGGAACGAGATGAGGGCTCATTGGTCGGGTGTCTCGGACGCCCTGGCCGACGCGCTGATGGCCGCCGAGGGGGAGGAGCGGATGGGCTACCTCATCCCTTGGGTCGCCACAAGCGCAGCTGAACGACAGCGGACGTTGCTGGTCGTCCGCAACAGCGCGTCTCGTGCGTCCGCAGTAGACGCGCTCAACGAGTCCACACACACGCCGCCAGGGTGGGAGAAATGGGTCACTGTGGGATCGTTGGCCGACCTAGTCGCCGGGCGGATAGTCACTGAGGGGCTATCCGAGATTCGCTTGTCAGGTCCGCCGCCGCGAGGTCGATCCGGACTGCTCGGGCTTCCACCCGCTCCAATCCTGTCCGTGCTCACGACCGGGCCGCTCGAATGCCGGCGCGCATTGCGGCAAGCGGTGTCCGCGCGCTCCGCGTTGCACACGATCCGCGAAGAAACCATCGCGCGATCGGCATCGCGTCTTTCCGTCCATGCCACCCCTGCCCTCAAAGGACAGCCACCCAACGCCGTGAGACTCCTCTCGGGCGGCACAAGTGTCCCCCGACCCTCCTGGACCGCCCTCTTGAAGTCGGACGGTCCATGGGATCCGCTCGACGTGGACCTCCCGGACCTTCTGCGGCGCGTCGTCGCAGAAGGACGTGAGGTCGATGAGACCAGAGCGCCAGCTCCCGCCCGCGTCGAGGGGGGCGCTGCGCTCACCCAGGTGACGGTCCTGACCGTCGAGGTTGCGAGCGAGGGCGGGGGGATGGTTCTGCTCGTTGCGCCGAACGACGTCGTGACCCGACGGCGTGGAGTGGAGCTGCAGAAGGTAGCGGCCAAGTCACTGGTGAAGGACGATGTAATTTACCTGGTCGATCACGCCGCGCGCGGAGATTTGCTCGGCGTCGTTATCCGAAAATTGTCAGAGTCGCCCGCTTACGCCCCTTTGGAGGGTTTGGTGAGCTTTTGGCATGGTCGCGCACGCCTCGTGGCGGACTCAGGCATGACGTACGGCGAGATTCACCACAGAATGCATGGCACGTCCATCAGTTCCGCTCAGACGATTGGGACGTGGGTCAGGGGTCAGGTCAACGGGCCTCATGATCCAGAGGATGTGCGCCGCTTCGCGAGAGCTGTCCACGATCAGGTGCTCCTAGCGCAAGCCGAGCGCGTCGGTTGGGCCTTGAAAACCCTGCAGATCGTGCACCGCAAGGCGGGGCGCTGGCTATCCACCCAGATAGCCAGCGCGCGCCCACACCGTGACGATGCGCTGATCGACGCCAACCTAGATCTGCGGGTATCAGACCTGCTGGAGAGCGTGACCGCGCATTCGGTACGCGGCATCGACCGCACTCCTCACAGTGTCCCCGCGCATATGGCCGGACACCTGTTCACGCCGGATGAGTCCGAACTGGCGCTCAATCAACTACGGCTAACCTAG
- a CDS encoding very short patch repair endonuclease: MTANKGKNTKPELILRAALHRRGLRYRVGIRPLPELRRTADVVFPKAKVAVFVDGCFWHGCPDHYRPAKKSGAEWGRKIKDNRDRDAATTSALKDQGWMVLRFWEHEDLELAAEEVKATVERRKAVL; the protein is encoded by the coding sequence ATGACCGCGAACAAGGGCAAAAACACTAAACCGGAGCTGATACTGCGCGCCGCCCTGCACCGCAGGGGGCTGCGCTACCGGGTAGGCATCCGCCCGCTCCCCGAGCTGCGACGCACAGCGGACGTCGTCTTCCCCAAGGCCAAGGTAGCGGTCTTCGTCGACGGTTGTTTCTGGCACGGCTGCCCAGATCACTACCGACCTGCCAAAAAGAGCGGCGCGGAGTGGGGACGGAAGATCAAGGACAATCGAGACCGCGACGCAGCCACCACGAGCGCGCTCAAGGATCAGGGCTGGATGGTGCTCCGCTTCTGGGAGCACGAAGATCTAGAGCTTGCCGCTGAGGAGGTCAAGGCGACAGTCGAGCGCCGTAAAGCCGTACTCTGA
- a CDS encoding DNA cytosine methyltransferase: MSELREKHPEVGTCVELFAGGGGLAMGVHNAGFRPLLVNEYAKRAIETLQTNEMPGGGKWPLKPGDVRLLRNDFKELAGQVDVLAGGPPCQPFSLGGVAKGTEDERNMFPQMFRAIQEMRPKAVICENVRGLLRKSFNPYFQYILNEMRLPFVEREEGATWEEHNEVLEKLLANDSAPDSERYIVKHHPVNAADFGVPQIRQRVVIVAFRADLGLNEVNWDKFAPKDTHSDEALIHSMREGGEYWARHQEVSEEAKARAIANLPKLNYNNPKTKEKLALQPWRTLRDAIHGVDEFEGHSLPPVSEEAVNSKAQVGVISDHFGWPGARVYTGHTPNLLDRPAKTVKAGVHGVPGGESVMMMDDPTFDGSGYRYMTVRETARVMTFPDEWTLAGPRGEKMRQLGNAVPVKLGKVFADAVAAALNSVGALEKP, encoded by the coding sequence ATGTCTGAGCTGCGAGAGAAGCATCCCGAGGTGGGTACCTGTGTCGAGCTGTTCGCCGGCGGTGGTGGCCTCGCCATGGGTGTCCACAACGCTGGCTTCCGACCGCTGCTCGTGAACGAGTACGCCAAGCGGGCCATCGAGACCCTCCAGACGAACGAGATGCCGGGCGGCGGGAAGTGGCCGCTTAAGCCTGGTGACGTCCGCCTACTGCGGAACGACTTCAAGGAACTGGCAGGCCAGGTCGACGTCCTCGCCGGCGGCCCACCCTGCCAGCCGTTCAGCCTGGGCGGCGTCGCCAAGGGGACGGAGGATGAACGGAACATGTTCCCTCAGATGTTCCGCGCCATTCAAGAGATGCGACCGAAGGCCGTCATCTGCGAGAACGTCCGGGGTCTACTTAGGAAATCCTTCAACCCGTACTTCCAGTACATCCTCAACGAGATGAGGCTCCCCTTTGTCGAGCGCGAGGAGGGCGCGACATGGGAGGAGCACAACGAGGTTCTGGAGAAGCTGCTCGCCAACGACTCGGCGCCCGACTCCGAGCGCTACATCGTGAAGCACCACCCCGTGAACGCAGCCGACTTCGGTGTCCCACAAATCCGGCAGCGGGTAGTGATCGTAGCCTTTCGCGCCGACCTCGGGTTGAACGAGGTCAACTGGGACAAATTCGCACCGAAGGACACACACTCCGACGAGGCGCTGATCCATTCTATGCGTGAGGGCGGCGAGTACTGGGCCCGCCACCAGGAGGTCTCGGAGGAAGCGAAGGCTCGCGCCATCGCGAACCTGCCGAAGCTCAACTACAACAACCCGAAGACCAAAGAGAAGCTCGCCCTCCAGCCGTGGCGGACACTCCGGGACGCGATCCACGGTGTTGACGAGTTCGAGGGACACTCCCTGCCGCCAGTCAGCGAGGAGGCGGTCAACAGTAAGGCACAGGTGGGGGTGATCTCCGACCACTTTGGGTGGCCAGGCGCCCGGGTCTACACGGGACATACCCCCAACCTCCTTGACCGGCCGGCCAAGACTGTCAAGGCCGGCGTGCACGGCGTCCCCGGCGGTGAGTCCGTGATGATGATGGACGACCCGACGTTCGATGGAAGCGGTTACCGGTACATGACGGTCCGCGAGACCGCGCGCGTTATGACCTTCCCGGATGAGTGGACGCTCGCTGGCCCGCGTGGCGAGAAAATGAGGCAGCTCGGGAACGCTGTGCCGGTGAAGCTGGGCAAGGTGTTCGCGGACGCAGTCGCCGCCGCCCTGAACTCGGTCGGCGCCCTGGAGAAGCCGTGA
- a CDS encoding Eco29kI family restriction endonuclease — translation MSLENHAEFKLSITKALGDQLAAALKKLTPAPLSMENIRSLRSLPGVYQLYKDEDLVYVGKADRSLPQRIEKHFRKISGRTNISLNQMTFTCLYVDEDFGAVAPERLLINEHRGQGQVPWNYNGFGNNDPGKRRDTTEVDEGHFDHEHPIDLNFKLTELLTQRTSTDVTVPLSLLLQEIKTHLPYVFRYQAAREFDDIAVELPSVDATADEALRVIAAQLPDKWQITALPGYVIMYPKAEDYPSARRHYRNTGVVDVWQQ, via the coding sequence GTGTCGCTGGAGAACCACGCCGAGTTCAAGTTGAGCATCACCAAGGCGCTCGGAGACCAGCTCGCGGCCGCCTTGAAGAAGCTGACGCCGGCACCTCTATCCATGGAGAACATCCGGTCGCTCCGGTCGCTGCCCGGCGTCTATCAGCTCTACAAGGACGAGGACCTCGTCTATGTAGGCAAGGCTGATCGCAGCCTTCCGCAACGTATCGAGAAACACTTCCGGAAGATCTCCGGCCGCACGAACATCTCTCTCAATCAGATGACGTTCACCTGCCTCTATGTGGACGAGGACTTTGGCGCGGTCGCTCCAGAGCGCCTGCTGATCAACGAACACAGGGGGCAGGGGCAAGTTCCATGGAATTATAACGGGTTCGGCAACAACGACCCCGGCAAGCGGCGCGACACGACTGAGGTGGATGAGGGTCACTTCGATCACGAGCACCCGATCGACCTGAACTTCAAGCTGACGGAATTGCTCACCCAACGCACCTCTACGGACGTGACGGTGCCTCTCTCCCTCTTGCTCCAGGAGATCAAAACCCATCTTCCGTACGTATTCCGCTACCAGGCCGCAAGGGAGTTCGACGATATAGCCGTGGAGCTCCCCAGCGTGGATGCGACGGCGGATGAGGCCCTGAGGGTGATCGCCGCGCAGCTTCCCGACAAGTGGCAAATCACCGCTCTTCCCGGGTACGTGATCATGTACCCGAAGGCTGAGGACTACCCGAGTGCCCGGCGCCATTACCGAAACACCGGCGTTGTGGACGTCTGGCAGCAGTGA
- a CDS encoding Eco29kI family restriction endonuclease: MSENLPSPQKPPKKPRKSKAWRKMAEERHFAPYNPLDLENLGRSVEAELLNRVPEPLDEVSPVHGSGIYALYYCGPNPLYAEVSSPDCLVPVYVGQARPTGVRKGTAEEKPDATTLWDRIYEHKQSLHQVHDLEISDFRVRYLVAIEAFVSIAERVIIRHYRPVWNSIVDGFGNHDPGANRRKDSYRPAWDELHPGRWWSHPDNMPTPSKTAADVSRARIRDLLTGRLSEEAVLAIEAEQTEEDERD; this comes from the coding sequence TTGAGCGAGAACCTCCCCTCGCCACAGAAGCCTCCGAAGAAGCCTCGAAAATCAAAAGCATGGCGAAAAATGGCGGAAGAGCGTCATTTCGCCCCCTATAACCCGCTGGATCTGGAAAACCTTGGACGTAGCGTAGAAGCCGAACTCCTCAACCGGGTGCCCGAGCCGTTGGACGAGGTCAGTCCCGTACACGGGAGTGGCATCTACGCCCTGTACTACTGCGGGCCGAATCCCCTGTACGCGGAGGTCAGTTCGCCAGACTGCCTCGTCCCTGTATACGTCGGGCAGGCCCGGCCCACTGGTGTGCGGAAGGGTACCGCTGAGGAAAAGCCCGATGCCACCACGTTGTGGGACCGGATCTACGAGCACAAGCAGTCGCTCCACCAGGTCCACGACCTGGAAATCTCGGACTTCCGGGTTCGGTACCTGGTCGCGATCGAGGCGTTCGTGAGCATCGCGGAACGGGTGATCATCCGGCACTATCGGCCAGTGTGGAACAGCATCGTCGACGGCTTCGGAAACCACGACCCCGGAGCCAATCGACGTAAGGATAGTTACCGCCCCGCCTGGGACGAACTGCATCCGGGCCGTTGGTGGTCCCATCCGGACAACATGCCGACGCCGAGCAAAACGGCAGCGGACGTATCCCGTGCCCGGATCCGTGATCTTCTCACTGGAAGGTTGTCCGAAGAAGCTGTTCTCGCCATCGAGGCAGAGCAGACGGAAGAGGATGAGCGCGACTGA